A stretch of the Panicum virgatum strain AP13 chromosome 9N, P.virgatum_v5, whole genome shotgun sequence genome encodes the following:
- the LOC120693078 gene encoding uncharacterized protein LOC120693078, which yields MAATESPASVNGEYDPTTDKARKAKSDDPGWKYGYWANLSNRNEVTCILCGIPQKGGIKRLKQHIAGGYGDAKLCQSKNLTTTLRKEMREYLVQNKRKRSLFQDEEDEPTKVVEVADVEAEASAIHHPSSGTAAKQRRSTYQFTKAAPKAANKSFVEMLRKTPEEVVEERYSDSYQPTIGASLKPKEENDYVDMQWVLWFYECGISFNTAAAKQFQIAVEASIQYGSGYIPPTPYKLGEPLLKEAVKLTSTTRGDHEKAWNHYGCTLMSDGWTDRRGRHLINFLVNSPEGTYFLESVDASDEVHDANILAGLLEERIQKIGQDKVVQVVTDNGANYKAAGRLLMEKIPTMYWTPCAAHCLDLMLEDIGKLQAFKKPIARARRVTTFIYRHARILSTMREKTKGDLVRPAATQFATSFLTLKSLHKQKDPLKSLFVSEAWIGNKLAKTRAGQHVHDIVLSTEFWNSVEDCLRASGPLLIVLRVVDGDEKPAMPEVAALMKHAKEKIKLSFAVQSKRSLLRKIMDIIDRRWENQMNHPLYGAALFLNPGKFLALVAANDDAAVGDLKGSFLDVLGRMVENEETRKKIDAQANDYEKLRGPGFSNKIAIQNIESMNPIDWWCSYGGRAIELQRFARHIVSLCASSSGCERNWSTFEFIHTNKRNRLLHKRLNDIVFVSYNRKMKSRFQMRRQKKGKSFDPLVLENFDWDNEWADSLHVPTQGGRGCDCDLDLTWQEVDEAVGASHALQGRNLPRRARNSTSAQALDDDEEEADPHDDADVSDCEDARAGSSDEGQHNGAASIVDEFDDGY from the exons ATGGCTGCAACTGAGAGTCCAGCTTCTGTCAATGGTGAATATGATCCCACTACTGATAAAGCTAGGAAGGCAAAGTCAGATGACCCAGGCTGGAAATATGGTTATTGGGCAAACCTTTCAAACCGAAATGAGGTGACATGCATTCTTTGTGGCATCCCACAGAAGGGAGGGATCAAAAGGCTGAAGCAACATATTGCAGGTGGCTATGGTGATGCCAAATTGTGTCAGAGTAAGAATCTAACTACTACATTGAGAAAGGAAATGAGAGAATACTTGGTGCAGAACAAGAGAAAGAGATCATTGTTTCAAGACGAAGAAGATGAACCAACAAAAGTGGTGGAGGTGGCAGATGTGGAGGCTGAAGCCTCAGCTATCCATCATCCAAGTTCAGGGACAGCAGCTAAACAAAGGCGTTCAACATATCAATTCACAAAGGCAGCACCAAAGGCAGCGAACAAGTCATTTGTTGAGATGCTTCGAAAGACGCCTGAAGAGGTGGTTGAAGAAAGGTACTCAGATAGCTATCAGCCCACAATAGGGGCCAGCCTAAAGCCCAAGGAGGAAAATGATTATGTTGATATGCAATGGGTCTTATGGTTTTATGAATGTGGCATATCATTTAACACAGCAGCAGCAAAGCAATTTCAGATTGCAGTTGAGGCCAGCATACAGTATGGTTCGGGTTACATACCTCCTACACCCTACAAGCTtggtgagccattgcttaaggAGGCTGTGAAGTTGACAAGTACCACAAGGGGGGACCATGAGAAGGCCTGGAATCATTATGGATGTACTTTAATGTCTGATGGATGGACCGATAGGAGGGGAAGACACCTAATCAATTTCCTTGTGAACAGCCCAGAGGGTACTTATTTTCTAGAGTCTGTTGATGCATCAGATGAGGTGCATGATGCTAATATTCTTGCTGGTTTGTTGGAGGAGAGGATTCAGAAAATTGGACAAGACAAGGTCGTTCAAGTTGTCACCGATAATGGAGCGAACTACAAGGCAGCAGGTAGGCTTCTAATGGAAAAGATTCCTACAATGTATTGGACTCCATGTGCTGCACATTGCTTGGACTTGATGTTGGAAGACATAGGAAAATTGCAAGCATTCAAGAAACCTATTGCACGTGCAAGGCGTGTCACAACTTTCATATATAGGCATGCAAGAATTCTTAGCACTATGAGGGAGAAGACTAAAGGTGATCTTGTGAGACCAGCAGCCACTCAGTTTGCCACATCTTTCCTTACTTTGAAGAGTTTGCATAAACAAAAGGATCCTTTGAAGTCTTTATTTGTTAGTGAGGCATGGATTGGGAACAAATTGGCAAAAACTAGGGCTGGTCAGCATGTGCATGACATTGTGCTGTCTACAGAGTTTTGGAATTCAGTTGAGGACTGCCTTAGAGCTTCAGGACCACTCTTGATTGTTCTTAGGGTGGTTGATGGTGATGAAAAACCTGCAATGCCAGAAGTTGCAGCACTAATGAAGCATGCAAAGGAGAAGATCAAGCTAAGCTTTGCTGTCCAAAGCAAGAGATCTTTACTTAGGAAGATAATGGACATCATTGACCGTCGTTGGGAGAACCAAATGAACCATCCATTATATGGTGCTGCACTTTTTTTAAATCCAGGGAAATTCCTTGCCCTGGTAGCAGCGAATGATGATGCTGCTGTTGGAGATCTAAAGGGTTCCTTCCTTGATGTCCTAGGAAGAATGGTGGAGAATGAGGAAACTAGAAAAAAGATTGATGCTCAAGCCAATGACTATGAAAAGCTCAGGGGACCTGGCTTTTCAAATAAAATTGCTATACAAAACATTGAGTCAATGAACCCTA TCGACTGGTGGTGCTCATATGGTGGGCGTGCCATTGAGTTACAAAGATTTGCTAGGCATATTGTTAGCCTTTGTGCATCATCATCGGGCTGTGAGCGGAATTGGAGTACTTTTGAGTTT ATCCACACAAATAAAAGGAACCGGCTGCTGCATAAGAGATTGAATGATATTGTGTTTGTTTCCTACAACCGGAAGATGAAAAGTAGGTTCCAAATGAGGCGacagaaaaaagggaaaagcttTGATCCTTTGGTGCTTGAGAATTTTGATTGGGACAATGAGTGGGCTGACTCCTTGCATGTGCCGACTCAAGGTGGTCGTGGGTGTGATTGTGACCTAGACCTTACATGGCAGGAAGTGGATGAAGCTGTTGGTGCATCACACGCACTTCAAGGCCGAAATTTACCAAGGCGTGCAAGAAATTCAACATCAGCTCAAGcccttgatgatgatgaagaggaagCAGATCCACATGATGATGCTGATGTGAGCGATTGTGAGGATGCTCGAGCTGGTTCCAGTGATGAAGGGCAACACAATGGTGCTGCTAGCATCGTTGATGAATTTGATGATGGATACTGA